In Aureibaculum algae, the following are encoded in one genomic region:
- a CDS encoding glycosyltransferase, whose translation MRIGIIIGRIGGVDGVALETEKWIEVLKKLGHEIFIMSGEFESWNMDYEHDYLYPALSFFSVEAEWGQRKAFYEPDKDPTPLIEHVESASNMVYEAMLSWVTDKKIEAILSENASALPCHLSMGVAIKKLILKTGLPIVTHDHDFHWERGERYVSAHPEINTYVDDNFPLLLPNVKHAVINTFGVETFKNRFNIDATLVPNVMDFDRVYGLPTKENQFFLKDLGITQDEIALLQVTRIVRRKGIETAISLIDKLDDKKLKLVITGNNNDDENKEYYNELIDQIHELNLSSQVIFAAHKVLDHKDLSDVYAHGRACTYFSTYEGFGNAFVECVLAKKPIFVNNYKPVYMQDIGNKGFETVMTEDGILTNQNVQQMSDIIYNPKRCLEIGEYNFNLGKKYFSFDVLEEKLNNLFTF comes from the coding sequence ATGCGAATAGGTATTATTATTGGTAGAATCGGTGGTGTTGATGGTGTAGCTCTAGAAACAGAGAAATGGATTGAGGTATTAAAAAAATTAGGGCATGAAATATTCATAATGTCAGGAGAATTTGAGTCTTGGAATATGGATTATGAACATGATTATCTTTACCCTGCATTATCCTTTTTTTCCGTTGAAGCAGAATGGGGTCAGCGTAAAGCATTTTACGAACCTGATAAAGACCCCACTCCCTTAATAGAACATGTAGAAAGTGCTTCTAATATGGTTTATGAAGCCATGTTATCATGGGTTACAGATAAAAAAATTGAGGCCATACTCTCAGAAAATGCTTCTGCACTACCCTGTCATTTATCTATGGGCGTTGCCATTAAAAAACTGATTCTAAAAACCGGCTTACCTATTGTAACTCACGATCATGATTTTCATTGGGAACGCGGTGAGCGTTATGTTTCAGCTCATCCTGAAATTAACACCTATGTAGATGATAATTTTCCGTTACTACTGCCCAATGTTAAACACGCCGTCATAAATACTTTTGGTGTAGAAACCTTTAAAAACAGATTTAATATTGATGCCACATTGGTGCCTAACGTAATGGATTTTGATCGTGTTTATGGGCTACCAACCAAAGAAAATCAATTCTTCCTTAAAGATTTAGGCATTACACAAGATGAAATTGCCTTATTACAAGTAACCCGTATTGTGCGTCGTAAAGGTATTGAAACCGCAATTTCATTAATTGATAAGCTAGACGACAAAAAGCTTAAACTTGTAATTACGGGTAATAATAATGATGATGAAAATAAAGAATATTATAATGAATTGATAGATCAGATTCATGAATTGAATCTGTCCAGTCAAGTAATCTTTGCCGCACACAAAGTGTTAGACCATAAAGACCTTTCTGATGTTTATGCTCACGGTAGAGCCTGTACTTATTTTAGTACCTATGAAGGTTTCGGAAATGCCTTTGTAGAATGCGTACTTGCTAAAAAACCCATATTTGTAAATAACTACAAACCGGTATACATGCAAGATATTGGCAATAAAGGTTTTGAAACTGTAATGACAGAAGATGGTATACTCACCAACCAAAACGTTCAGCAAATGTCTGACATTATTTATAACCCCAAACGCTGTTTAGAAATTGGCGAATACAACTTTAACCTCGGAAAAAAATACTTTTCTTTTGATGTCTTAGAAGAAAAATTAAACAACCTATTTACATTTTAA
- a CDS encoding phosphodiester glycosidase family protein, translating into MIKTNTKKITTILKKLKNEKINTWFDLGLFIDKFKEQNSTSAFKGDTPSFDAHLEKGGIAFLTFYFTIDGITVETEKYAKTFKKIYPNIPIHFIAGDIKQEADELIPKDAARKVIPEMEAFDAWPLYDDFFRIKMERGSAAYNNLIGKFWNEVLVLVEKLGSYIEENEISILYLINVCSNPGNVSLALATVLISEYLGIPVINNNHDFYWEGGNRAIDIKKKGLKKGPRDFFFHNAHVGEFFSIIEMIYPWESRSWMNVNINKIQQNHLIDINGHNPANVALLGTAVDTKMHQMSKRDIIKAFMQVSTIFANKKETITVHTAANHTDSERSLKPILLGHKTIRKFDFVNNNIIFLQPTRIISRKSIELNFKLIKRLFSYDSFAEKFSTNPQLKLSLIVSGPIPHGQQHYYQDLKKDFNNFLNDLPKEFKSRVLLGFLFSEFDKNDFKKKHKKPLDIEQLYDVASLILLPSQTEGRGLPIIEAAACGTPIFCRQYEPREVYDEVIGRHLDKSLRLNVLEFKGSKVPKKLAESISDHVFYPQNRMVDVTHNRSVINKRYSLEALQKNIAYILGRLHLQLGAIDNEVNEQVVDLLKDYKEKVNFENEDLHALLNKEARHYLPGYGRLSFMTYLKSLIDPSFFRVEEQLIKGMVMNYARMMENDIPDLVNTDLKLIHKYYNAIDDIFKYVDGEFAIRHDHALAYRHRNKKKYAYQDFTYQEVTGLVNMIYSDIFKPENLPDLTLAPQFFADWELALFQLTNSKYLGIDDRKILTEKLKNNVPKGYFPGRYIKHELEYFVLQPIRAQLKLKIEEELTAEVLKEKGQHLEKVYIFIHEPRITKWFSNANIKEYLESEKEPELGLLFKTGVVQIIETKQWSEGVHFPQMGAKAIKILRDIKEANGFIITNGEYAAMMTDIIEIDHFHIGKVMHQMTAKIMGIPKDSGFIQFVPSAVRTTLAFPTPIQTAKDFDLVLKSDLFQTLKNKLGEKELFAIISKDAIENGTPIKKLLEHIENNLKDTTTVEKVTSSFAGGVYEDGLPWSGVLAEIDTKKHQWKFAAHIANKEPKNVPSLVKEYQKKSKNPHKIELAWNGGYILNPELVGKLGLPETYIGSPLGLLIMNNKVFCPPLFNKPAFIIYKNGDVDIRKVNSKAGFIVKGKQEQLLFAASQYNKHSDTAPCFYDLSYTDETIEGNGNVIVRIAGHTVKQIIETKPKEVVPIIPVGITLSIPSQLFSKDIFKEGKPLDIQLLEPETNPYNWDKISYAIEAGPMLIDGGKQILNMEDEGWKTSNSIKTQAARLDFTDMRGPKIAVGITKEGKLMVLMVNGRIRESVGATHFDMVDILLKYGMEKAMGFDPGGSSTLVVDGEIMNISPYNKNYEEDIISLPPEPRFVANAIMGWIED; encoded by the coding sequence ATGATTAAAACGAACACTAAGAAAATCACTACAATATTAAAAAAACTTAAAAACGAAAAAATAAATACTTGGTTTGATCTTGGTTTATTTATTGATAAATTTAAAGAACAAAATTCAACATCAGCATTTAAAGGTGATACTCCTTCTTTTGATGCTCACCTTGAAAAAGGAGGCATTGCTTTTTTAACCTTTTACTTCACCATAGATGGCATAACTGTAGAAACAGAGAAATATGCCAAAACCTTTAAAAAGATTTACCCAAACATCCCTATTCATTTTATTGCTGGAGATATAAAGCAAGAAGCTGATGAATTAATTCCGAAAGATGCCGCTAGAAAAGTAATTCCAGAAATGGAAGCTTTTGATGCTTGGCCATTATATGACGATTTTTTTAGAATAAAAATGGAACGTGGTAGTGCCGCCTACAATAACCTTATTGGTAAATTTTGGAATGAAGTGCTCGTTTTAGTAGAAAAACTAGGTAGCTATATTGAAGAGAATGAAATTTCTATATTGTATTTAATCAATGTATGTTCTAACCCAGGTAATGTTTCATTGGCTTTAGCTACGGTGTTAATTTCAGAATACTTAGGCATACCTGTTATTAATAACAATCACGATTTTTATTGGGAAGGCGGTAATAGAGCCATTGATATTAAAAAGAAAGGCTTAAAAAAAGGTCCACGAGATTTCTTTTTTCACAATGCCCATGTTGGCGAATTTTTCTCAATTATAGAAATGATTTATCCTTGGGAAAGTCGCTCTTGGATGAACGTAAATATTAATAAAATACAGCAAAACCATCTCATTGATATCAATGGTCATAATCCCGCAAATGTTGCCTTATTAGGTACTGCGGTAGATACCAAAATGCATCAAATGAGTAAGCGTGATATTATCAAAGCGTTTATGCAAGTCTCCACCATTTTTGCCAATAAAAAAGAGACCATTACAGTGCATACGGCAGCAAATCACACCGACAGTGAACGCTCTTTAAAACCCATACTTTTAGGTCACAAAACCATAAGAAAATTCGATTTTGTAAACAATAATATCATTTTCTTACAACCTACACGGATCATTAGTAGAAAATCTATCGAACTTAATTTTAAGCTTATCAAACGCTTATTTTCATATGATTCGTTTGCTGAAAAATTTAGTACAAATCCGCAATTAAAATTATCATTAATTGTATCTGGTCCCATTCCACATGGCCAACAGCATTATTATCAAGACTTAAAAAAGGACTTTAATAACTTTCTTAATGACCTTCCTAAAGAATTCAAATCTAGAGTACTTCTCGGTTTTTTATTTAGCGAATTTGATAAAAATGATTTTAAGAAAAAACACAAAAAACCCTTAGATATTGAGCAGCTTTACGATGTTGCTTCTTTAATCTTATTACCCAGCCAAACCGAAGGCAGAGGCTTGCCTATAATAGAAGCTGCCGCTTGTGGTACACCTATATTTTGTAGACAATATGAACCAAGAGAAGTTTATGACGAAGTTATTGGTCGTCATTTAGATAAATCTTTACGTTTAAATGTACTTGAATTTAAAGGTTCTAAGGTGCCTAAAAAACTAGCGGAAAGCATTTCTGATCATGTTTTCTATCCTCAAAATAGAATGGTTGATGTAACGCATAATAGAAGTGTTATAAATAAACGTTACAGCTTAGAAGCGTTACAAAAAAACATAGCCTATATTCTTGGCAGATTGCATTTGCAGTTAGGTGCCATTGATAATGAAGTGAATGAGCAAGTGGTTGATTTGCTAAAGGATTACAAAGAAAAGGTCAATTTTGAAAACGAAGACTTGCATGCTCTACTCAATAAAGAAGCGAGGCATTATTTACCGGGTTACGGAAGGTTGTCTTTTATGACCTATTTAAAATCTTTAATTGATCCCAGTTTTTTTAGAGTGGAAGAACAACTTATAAAGGGAATGGTGATGAATTATGCTCGGATGATGGAAAATGATATTCCTGACCTTGTAAATACAGACTTAAAATTGATTCATAAGTACTATAATGCCATTGATGACATTTTTAAATATGTTGATGGTGAATTTGCCATAAGACATGATCATGCGTTAGCATACAGACATAGAAACAAAAAGAAGTATGCCTATCAAGATTTTACCTATCAAGAAGTTACGGGTTTAGTAAACATGATTTATAGTGATATTTTTAAACCAGAAAACCTACCGGATTTAACCTTGGCTCCGCAATTTTTTGCCGATTGGGAATTGGCTTTATTTCAATTGACCAATAGTAAATATTTAGGTATTGATGATCGAAAGATTTTAACCGAAAAATTAAAAAATAATGTTCCTAAAGGCTATTTTCCGGGACGCTATATAAAACATGAATTAGAATATTTTGTTTTACAACCTATTCGTGCACAACTTAAGCTTAAAATAGAAGAAGAACTTACGGCTGAAGTCCTAAAAGAAAAAGGACAACATTTAGAAAAGGTTTACATTTTTATTCATGAACCAAGAATTACAAAATGGTTTTCTAATGCCAATATTAAAGAGTATTTAGAAAGCGAAAAAGAGCCCGAACTTGGCTTATTATTTAAGACGGGAGTTGTTCAAATTATAGAAACAAAACAATGGTCTGAAGGGGTACACTTTCCTCAAATGGGTGCCAAAGCCATTAAAATATTACGCGACATAAAAGAGGCGAATGGCTTTATTATTACCAATGGCGAATATGCTGCAATGATGACTGACATTATAGAAATTGATCATTTTCATATTGGTAAAGTAATGCATCAAATGACGGCTAAAATTATGGGCATTCCTAAAGATAGTGGTTTCATACAGTTTGTGCCTTCAGCGGTACGCACAACATTAGCATTTCCTACCCCTATTCAAACAGCGAAAGATTTTGATCTCGTTTTAAAAAGTGATTTGTTTCAAACACTTAAAAATAAACTTGGTGAAAAGGAATTGTTTGCTATAATCTCTAAAGATGCTATTGAAAACGGTACGCCAATCAAGAAGTTATTAGAACACATAGAGAACAATTTAAAAGATACGACAACTGTTGAAAAAGTAACATCTTCATTTGCTGGAGGTGTGTATGAAGATGGTTTACCTTGGAGTGGTGTATTGGCGGAAATTGACACCAAAAAACACCAATGGAAATTCGCAGCACATATTGCCAACAAAGAGCCTAAAAACGTACCTTCTCTCGTTAAGGAATATCAAAAGAAAAGTAAAAACCCTCATAAGATTGAATTAGCTTGGAATGGTGGCTATATATTAAATCCTGAATTGGTGGGTAAATTAGGCTTGCCAGAAACGTATATTGGCTCACCGTTAGGCCTTTTAATAATGAACAATAAGGTGTTTTGTCCACCGCTTTTTAATAAACCCGCTTTTATCATCTATAAAAATGGCGATGTAGATATTCGAAAAGTAAATAGTAAGGCTGGTTTTATTGTAAAAGGGAAACAAGAACAATTATTGTTTGCTGCTAGCCAATATAACAAACACAGTGACACAGCACCTTGCTTTTATGATTTATCGTATACAGATGAGACCATAGAAGGTAATGGCAATGTTATTGTAAGAATTGCTGGACATACCGTTAAACAAATTATTGAAACGAAACCTAAAGAAGTAGTACCGATAATTCCAGTAGGTATTACACTCTCCATTCCTTCACAATTGTTTTCAAAAGACATTTTTAAAGAAGGAAAGCCCTTAGATATTCAGTTATTAGAACCTGAAACTAATCCTTATAATTGGGATAAGATATCATATGCCATAGAAGCCGGACCGATGCTAATTGATGGTGGCAAGCAAATTTTAAATATGGAAGATGAAGGTTGGAAAACATCAAACTCTATTAAAACACAAGCGGCACGATTAGACTTTACAGATATGCGTGGGCCTAAAATAGCCGTGGGTATTACCAAAGAAGGTAAATTGATGGTACTTATGGTAAATGGACGTATTAGAGAGTCTGTAGGAGCAACGCATTTTGATATGGTCGATATTCTGTTAAAGTATGGTATGGAAAAAGCCATGGGCTTTGATCCAGGAGGAAGCAGTACTTTGGTTGTTGATGGAGAAATTATGAATATTTCACCTTACAATAAGAATTACGAGGAAGACATTATCTCATTACCACCAGAACCTCGGTTTGTTGCCAATGCCATTATGGGATGGATTGAGGACTAA
- a CDS encoding tRNA dihydrouridine synthase, with protein sequence MASTLLSSPLQGFTDFRFRNAFNHYFGGIDTFYAPYIRLNGKLKIKQSYQNDLAPENNTTLEVIPQVMTNDPDEFLYVIKYVQSLGYKELNWNLGCPYPMVTKSGMGSGLICNPDRINEVLHKAHNESDIVVSMKMRMGYENAEEILDAFPILDKYPLKNIAIHARIGKQLYKGPVDLDAFEKCISSTKHKLYYNGDITSVASFKVIQQRFPSIDHFMMGRGLIADPFLPSMIKNNTTEYPADRWSIFSEFHDTIYQQYDEYLSGPTPIKMKMLGFWEFFSQATSNPKKTYKAIKKATNPVKYRTAVNQILNAEMKIKKDV encoded by the coding sequence ATGGCTTCTACTCTACTTTCATCACCTTTACAAGGTTTTACAGACTTCAGGTTTCGTAATGCCTTTAACCATTACTTTGGTGGTATTGATACTTTTTATGCACCTTATATAAGGCTGAATGGAAAGTTAAAAATTAAGCAATCATATCAAAATGATTTAGCACCAGAAAACAACACCACGTTAGAAGTGATTCCGCAAGTAATGACGAACGACCCTGATGAGTTTTTATATGTGATTAAATACGTGCAAAGTTTAGGTTACAAAGAACTAAATTGGAATTTAGGTTGCCCGTATCCTATGGTTACTAAATCTGGAATGGGTTCTGGCTTAATTTGTAATCCTGACAGAATTAATGAAGTTTTACACAAAGCACATAACGAGTCAGATATAGTCGTTTCTATGAAGATGAGAATGGGTTACGAAAACGCTGAAGAAATTCTCGATGCCTTCCCTATTTTAGATAAATATCCACTTAAAAATATTGCCATACATGCAAGAATTGGTAAGCAACTTTACAAAGGCCCTGTAGATTTAGATGCTTTTGAAAAATGCATCAGTAGCACCAAACATAAACTATACTATAACGGAGATATAACGAGTGTTGCTTCATTTAAAGTCATTCAACAACGCTTTCCATCTATAGATCATTTTATGATGGGTCGTGGCTTAATTGCTGATCCTTTTTTACCGAGCATGATAAAAAATAACACCACGGAATATCCAGCAGACCGTTGGTCCATTTTTTCAGAATTTCATGATACTATTTACCAGCAATATGATGAATACTTGTCAGGACCAACGCCCATAAAAATGAAAATGCTTGGTTTTTGGGAATTCTTTTCGCAAGCTACATCAAACCCAAAGAAAACCTACAAAGCCATAAAAAAGGCGACCAACCCTGTTAAATATAGGACAGCCGTTAATCAAATTTTAAATGCTGAAATGAAAATTAAAAAAGATGTTTAA
- a CDS encoding aldehyde dehydrogenase, whose product MIKDIIQQQRSFFKTQQTKDVSFRKKALKRLRQEIVTREEDICDALFADFKKPRFETLAAETQFVLAELKHVLKNIDEWARPERVDSSWMNWPSSDFIYKEPYGSVLIIAPWNYPFQLAIAPLIGAIAAGNTAVVKPSEVTPHTAAIVSEIINAVFDPCHVTVVEGGVEVSQQLLAEKWDAIFFTGSSTVGQIVYESAAKHLTPVTLELGGKNPCIVDETASIALAAKRIVWGKFLNAGQTCIATDYILVHENVKDKLIKALEQSITKCYGENVEASPDFARIVNQKHFTRLKEMLDGEEILFGGKHNVADNFLAPTLVNEPKLDSKIMAGEIFGPILPIISYKTFEDIEQYIGNYEKPLATYVFSTNKKFQKRIITTFSFGGGAINDTVIQITNKRLPFGGVGQSGIGAYHGKESFDVFSHQKAIIKKANWFDAPLRYPPYNLSMKIVKKIKHLF is encoded by the coding sequence ATGATCAAAGATATAATACAACAACAGCGAAGTTTTTTTAAAACGCAACAAACAAAGGATGTTTCATTTAGAAAGAAAGCTCTAAAGCGGTTACGACAAGAGATTGTTACACGTGAAGAGGACATTTGTGATGCGTTATTTGCTGATTTTAAGAAACCAAGATTCGAAACCTTGGCGGCAGAAACGCAATTTGTGTTGGCTGAATTAAAACATGTACTTAAAAATATTGATGAATGGGCTCGTCCAGAAAGAGTTGATTCTAGCTGGATGAATTGGCCATCTTCCGATTTTATTTACAAAGAACCTTATGGATCAGTACTCATTATTGCTCCATGGAACTATCCTTTTCAATTAGCCATTGCTCCTTTAATTGGTGCTATAGCCGCGGGTAATACTGCAGTGGTAAAACCCTCAGAGGTTACACCGCACACCGCCGCTATTGTTTCAGAAATTATCAACGCTGTTTTTGATCCTTGTCATGTTACTGTTGTGGAAGGTGGCGTAGAAGTATCTCAACAATTGCTAGCCGAAAAATGGGATGCTATCTTTTTTACAGGAAGTAGTACTGTAGGTCAAATTGTTTATGAAAGTGCCGCAAAACATCTAACCCCAGTTACCTTAGAATTGGGAGGAAAAAATCCTTGTATTGTAGATGAAACGGCATCTATAGCATTGGCGGCAAAACGCATTGTGTGGGGTAAGTTTTTAAATGCAGGTCAAACGTGTATTGCCACAGATTATATTTTAGTGCATGAAAATGTAAAAGATAAATTGATTAAAGCATTAGAACAAAGTATCACCAAGTGTTATGGAGAAAATGTAGAAGCCTCTCCAGATTTTGCACGTATCGTCAACCAAAAGCATTTTACACGCCTTAAAGAAATGCTTGACGGTGAAGAGATACTTTTTGGAGGAAAGCATAATGTTGCTGATAATTTTTTAGCACCAACCTTAGTAAATGAACCCAAATTAGACAGTAAAATAATGGCTGGTGAAATTTTCGGACCTATACTACCCATCATTTCTTATAAAACCTTTGAAGATATAGAACAGTATATTGGGAATTATGAAAAACCATTGGCTACTTATGTTTTTTCAACGAACAAAAAATTTCAAAAAAGAATAATTACTACGTTTAGTTTTGGTGGTGGAGCCATTAATGATACCGTAATTCAAATTACAAACAAACGATTGCCATTTGGTGGTGTGGGGCAAAGTGGAATTGGAGCCTACCACGGAAAAGAATCATTTGATGTTTTTTCACATCAAAAAGCAATTATTAAAAAAGCGAATTGGTTTGATGCTCCATTACGTTATCCGCCCTATAATTTATCTATGAAGATTGTAAAGAAAATTAAACATCTTTTTTAA
- a CDS encoding glycoside hydrolase family 3 C-terminal domain-containing protein, whose translation MKNIVLFLLAFIPTVVTGQQADYPFQDATLDAQVRADDLLQRLTLSEKIAQMQDVAPAIEKLGIPNYNWWNECLHGVARAGNATSFPQAIGMASTFNAPLINEVASVISTEARAKYNHSIKLGQHNRYQGLTMWTPNINIFRDPRWGRGQETYGEDPYLTSRMGVAFVTGLQGDHPDYFKVIATPKHFAVHSGPEHNRHSFNAYTDKKDLWETYLPAFEATVVEGKAFSVMSAYNRYLGSSATASTLLLNDILRDKWGFKGYVVSDCGAVYDIYKFHDIVATAEEASALAVKAGCDLNCGNTYAYLEKAVEKGLITEKEIDIALRRLIIAKIKLGMLNPAGQTPFSDISDDALESEAHQQLALKTARESMVLLKNENNTLPLSKKSKTITVIGPNANDRHFVLGNYFGTPTYSKTILEAVKDKVSKKTKVHYFKGVNLADDKTVFDVIGKDSYHGKIKVEYYNNSKLEESPAVVQTEDIIDFDWGGAAPVDVLEPGNFSIRYSGTLKPDFTGEVSLNILKSGGTYKLMIDGKELLSSTDENETEVTPQSFFVKRNTKYNLVLEYKCTNPWLASLQLLWDVEHRQGKEKMMQKVNESDAVIFVGGISARVEGEEMPVDIEGFYKGDRTNLKLPKVQHELLKELNATGKPVVFVLTAGSAMAINWEQENLPAILNVWYPGQGGGEATADILFGDFNPSGKLPVTFYKSVDDLPPFEDYHMKGRTYRYFNGEALYPFGYGLSYTNFTYSTPKLEKMTMTKDGVNKVSVTVTNSGNLDGETVVQLYINDKEASVATPLKSLKGFQKIFLKKGASQTVEFEINSKDLSIFNNVGETFIEAGVFEVFVGDSSATTNKVELEVN comes from the coding sequence AACAGTAGTTACAGGTCAACAAGCTGATTACCCTTTTCAAGATGCTACTTTAGATGCCCAAGTTAGAGCAGACGACTTATTACAGCGATTGACGTTATCAGAAAAAATTGCACAAATGCAAGATGTAGCTCCAGCAATTGAGAAATTGGGAATTCCAAATTATAACTGGTGGAACGAATGTTTACATGGTGTAGCTAGGGCAGGTAACGCTACTTCTTTTCCGCAAGCTATAGGTATGGCCTCCACTTTTAACGCACCGTTAATTAATGAAGTGGCCAGTGTTATCAGTACAGAAGCGAGAGCTAAATACAATCATAGTATTAAATTGGGACAACACAATCGGTATCAAGGATTGACCATGTGGACTCCAAATATCAATATTTTTAGAGATCCAAGATGGGGGCGTGGTCAAGAAACGTATGGAGAAGATCCTTATTTGACTTCACGGATGGGCGTTGCTTTTGTAACAGGATTACAAGGTGACCATCCTGACTATTTTAAAGTTATTGCTACACCTAAACATTTTGCAGTACATAGCGGTCCTGAACATAACAGACATAGTTTTAATGCGTATACAGACAAAAAGGATTTATGGGAGACTTATTTACCTGCTTTTGAAGCCACCGTTGTTGAAGGTAAGGCCTTTTCAGTGATGTCAGCTTATAATCGATATTTGGGTTCTTCAGCTACTGCAAGTACATTGTTGCTCAATGATATTTTAAGAGATAAATGGGGCTTTAAAGGGTATGTGGTATCTGATTGTGGTGCTGTATATGATATTTACAAATTCCATGATATTGTTGCAACTGCTGAAGAAGCTTCTGCATTAGCGGTAAAAGCGGGCTGCGATTTAAATTGTGGTAATACGTATGCTTATTTAGAAAAAGCTGTAGAAAAAGGCTTAATCACAGAAAAAGAAATAGATATCGCCTTAAGAAGATTAATCATTGCTAAAATTAAATTAGGAATGTTAAATCCTGCTGGGCAAACACCATTTTCTGATATTTCTGATGATGCATTAGAGTCAGAAGCACATCAGCAACTGGCGTTGAAAACAGCACGAGAATCAATGGTACTGCTGAAAAATGAAAATAATACCTTACCGCTCTCAAAAAAGAGTAAAACCATCACTGTTATCGGACCTAATGCCAATGATCGTCATTTTGTGTTAGGGAATTATTTTGGAACTCCAACGTATTCAAAAACTATTTTAGAAGCGGTGAAGGATAAAGTTTCTAAAAAAACAAAAGTGCATTATTTTAAAGGGGTAAATCTAGCAGATGACAAAACCGTTTTTGATGTTATTGGTAAAGATAGTTATCACGGAAAAATAAAGGTAGAATACTACAACAATTCAAAATTGGAAGAAAGTCCTGCTGTTGTACAAACGGAAGATATTATTGATTTTGACTGGGGCGGAGCAGCACCTGTTGATGTATTAGAACCTGGAAATTTTTCAATTCGTTATTCGGGAACTCTAAAACCTGATTTTACAGGAGAGGTCTCTCTAAATATATTGAAAAGTGGTGGTACTTACAAGTTAATGATTGACGGAAAGGAGTTACTTTCAAGTACTGATGAGAATGAAACAGAAGTAACACCGCAATCCTTTTTTGTTAAAAGGAATACGAAATACAATCTTGTTTTAGAGTATAAATGTACAAACCCATGGTTGGCATCGCTACAATTATTATGGGATGTTGAGCACAGACAAGGTAAAGAAAAGATGATGCAAAAAGTGAATGAAAGTGATGCCGTTATATTTGTGGGTGGTATTTCAGCACGAGTGGAAGGAGAAGAAATGCCCGTAGATATTGAAGGGTTTTATAAAGGAGATAGAACAAATCTAAAATTGCCAAAAGTACAGCATGAGTTGTTAAAGGAGTTGAATGCAACAGGAAAACCAGTTGTTTTTGTATTGACTGCAGGTAGTGCCATGGCAATTAATTGGGAACAGGAAAATTTGCCTGCTATTTTAAATGTATGGTATCCCGGACAAGGTGGAGGTGAAGCTACAGCTGATATTCTTTTTGGAGATTTTAATCCCTCAGGTAAATTACCAGTAACATTTTACAAATCAGTGGATGATTTACCACCATTTGAAGACTATCACATGAAAGGGCGTACCTACCGTTATTTTAACGGAGAGGCTTTATATCCTTTTGGTTACGGATTAAGCTATACAAATTTCACTTATTCAACACCGAAGTTGGAAAAAATGACCATGACTAAAGATGGCGTTAACAAAGTCAGTGTAACGGTTACAAATTCAGGTAATTTAGACGGTGAAACGGTAGTTCAATTGTATATAAACGACAAAGAAGCTAGTGTAGCTACGCCCTTAAAATCTTTAAAAGGTTTTCAAAAAATATTTTTGAAAAAAGGAGCATCACAAACTGTTGAATTTGAAATTAATTCTAAAGATTTATCAATTTTTAATAATGTTGGTGAGACTTTTATAGAGGCTGGTGTTTTTGAAGTGTTTGTTGGTGATAGCTCAGCCACTACAAATAAGGTGGAATTAGAGGTTAATTAA